In Cicer arietinum cultivar CDC Frontier isolate Library 1 chromosome 1, Cicar.CDCFrontier_v2.0, whole genome shotgun sequence, one DNA window encodes the following:
- the LOC101510747 gene encoding hexosyltransferase GAUT11-like, translating to MRRRAAEFRRPIRRRLSYGICFLLGAFSVVGLLLFFVQHIYHQDRVQQHPLQERNTNVEHFGKDRMNFTEENLSATSFSRQLAEEVVLAKAYVVIAKEHNNLHLAWELSSKIRSCQLLLSKAAMTGDPVTKEAAEPIIKSLSSLIFKAQDIHYDIATTIVTMKSHIQALEERAIAATVQSNVFAQISAEALPKSLHCLNVKLTSDWLKKPSLQKLSDETRNSLRLTDQHLYHFCIFSDNVLATSVVVNSTVVNAEYPIKLVFHIVTDSVNYGTMQAWFLSNDFKGATIEVQNVEDFHWLNESYSPIVKQLLNSESRAFYFGAYPDINAEPXXXNPNFLSLLNHLRFYIPEIYPQLEKVVFLDDDVVVQKDLTPLFSLELHGNVIGAVETCLEAFHRYYKYLNFSNSIISSKFDSQACAWAFGMNVFDLIKWKEANVTAIYHYWQEQQNADGTLWKLGTLPPALLSFYGLIEPLDRRWHVLGLGYDLNIDNRLIESAAVIHFNGNMKPWLRLAISRYKPLWHKYINQSHPYLQECAID from the exons GAGAGAAATACAAAtgttgaacattttggtaaGGATAGAATGAATTTTACTGAAGAAAATTTAAGCGCAACATCGTTTTCAAGACAATTAGCAGAGGAAGTGGTTCTTGCCAAGGCTTATGTGGTTATTGCGAAAGAACACAATAATCTTCACCTAGCTTGGGAGCTTAGTTCAAAGATTAGAAGTTGTCAGCTTCTCCTTTCGAAAGCGGCCATGACAGGAGATCCTGTCACCAAGGAAGCAGCCGAACCAATTATTAAAAGCCTATCTTCTTTAATTTTCAAGGCACAAGATATCCATTATGACATTGCAACCACTATAGTTACAATGAAATCGCATATTCAAGCTCTTGAAGAACGAGCTATTGCAGCAACAGTTCAAAGCAATGTGTTTGCTCAAATATCAGCTGAAGCACTACCCAAGAGTCTTCATTGCTTAAATGTGAAACTTACTTCTGACTGGTTAAAGAAACCTTCCCTGCAAAAACTCTCGGACGAAACGAGAAACTCCCTTCGGCTCACGGATCAGCATCTATATCATTTCTGCATCTTTTCGGATAATGTACTGGCGACATCTGTAGTTGTTAACTCGACAGTTGTCAATGCTGAATATCCGATAAAGTTGGTTTTTCATATTGTAACTGATAGTGTCAACTATGGAACAATGCAAGCGTGGTTCCTCAGTAACGACTTTAAAGGCGCAACCATAGAGGTGCAGAATGTTGAGGACTTTCATTGGCTGAACGAATCTTATTCTCCGATTGTCAAACAGCTGCTCAATTCAGAATCTCGAGCCTTTTATTTCGGCGCTTATCCAGACATAAATGCTGAACC NNNNNNNNAGAACCCgaattttttgtctttactaaATCATCTTCGGTTTTACATCCCCGAGATATATCCACAACTTGAGAAGGTTGTTTTCCTTGATGACGACGTTGTTGTCCAGAAAGACTTAACACCACTTTTCTCACTTGAATTGCATGGAAATGTTATCGGTGCAGTCGAAACCTGTCTCGAAGCATTTCACAGGTACTACAAGTATCTCAACTTCTCAAATTCAATTATAAGTTCAAAGTTTGATTCGCAAGCATGCGCATGGGCATTCGGTATGAATGTTTTCGACTTGATTAAATGGAAAGAAGCAAATGTGACAGCAATATATCACTATTGGCAAGAACAACAAAATGCTGATGGGACACTCTGGAAGCTCGGTACACTCCCTCCTGCACTTCTTAGTTTTTATGGTTTAATCGAACCGCTTGACCGAAGATGGCATGTTTTAGGATTAGGTTATGACCTAAACATCGATAATCGACTCATTGAGAGTGCTGCAGTTATTCACTTCAATGGGAACATGAAACCATGGTTGAGATTAGCTATAAGCAGGTATAAGCCACTATGGCACAAGTACATAAATCAAAGTCATCCATATCTTCAAGAATGTGCCATAGATTAA